From the genome of Aspergillus chevalieri M1 DNA, chromosome 8, nearly complete sequence, one region includes:
- the SOG2_3 gene encoding leucine-rich repeat domain-containing protein (COG:T;~EggNog:ENOG410PMC7;~InterPro:IPR001611,IPR003591,IPR032675;~PFAM:PF13855;~go_function: GO:0005515 - protein binding [Evidence IEA]), translating into MVRPEDTIRVPRLYHGNTEEDTGSRGTPEPNVPPHPSTNDGRLKSESETSQGNGHMGKSGNRTSGSARPHPGPKLISQEETTELARRVVENEIQETKRSLAGNEAVSDVVKPKLTIDLGHSNIVSIPESVVDIIKDEVERLSLSNNHIFHIPFRFSECSHLRYLNIRINNFQVFPKGVYKLPLLEILDISRNKISHLPEEIKELTSLRVLSVMQNRLEDLPFGLSEMSKLQVLKVAGNPLKAPLLQALEDSESVIAPSMSDNEKEVAVTAELKQFLKTRQLGVHRSERPALALGEPRRVHRSERPALALGEPRNTLSESR; encoded by the exons ATGGTTCGTCCGGAGGACACGATTAGGGTACCCCGTCTGTACCATGGCAATACGGAGGAGGATACCGGAAGCAGAGGAACACCAGAACCGAATGTTCCCCCTCATCCTTCCACCAATGATGGACGACTGAAAAGTGAATCAGAAACGTCACAAGGCAATGGACACATGGGCAAAAGTGGCAATAGGACCAGCGGCAGTGCGAGACCTCACCCAGGCCCTAAGCTGATTTCGCAAGAGGAGACCACTGAACTTGCCCGTCGCGTGGTGGAGAATGAGATCCAAGAGACCAAGCGTTCGCTGGCTGGAAATGAGGCTGTCAGTGACGTTGTTAAGCCAAAACTGACGATCGATCTGGGCCATTCGAACATTGTCAGTATTCCCGAATCTGTGGTCGATATCATCAAAGATGAAGTTGAAAG ACTCTCACTGTCGAATAAtcatatcttccacatccCTTTCCGTTTCTCAGAGTGCTCCCACCTACGATACCTTAACATTCGAATAAACAATTTTCAGGTGTTTCCCAAAGGA GTGTATAAATTGCCACTCCTGGAAATCTTGGACATTAGCCGAAACAAGATCAGCCATTTACCGGAAGAAATAAAAGAGTTGACCTCCCTACGCGTCTTGTCGGTGATGCAAAATCGTCTCGAAGACCTACCTTTTGGACTCTCAGAAATGAGCAAGCTCCAGGTTTTGAAAGTCGCCGGGAACCCGTTAAAAGCTCCTCTACTACAAGCGTTGGAAGATTCAGAATCGGTAATTGCACCGTCAATGTCTGACAATGAGAAAGAAGTTGCAGTCACTGCCGAGTTGAAACAGTTCCTGAAAACACGGCAATTGGGAGTACATAGGTCAGAGCGCCCCGCGCTAGCGCTCGGAGAGCCCCGGAGAGTACATAGGTCGGAGCGCCCCGCGCTAGCGCTCGGAGAGCCCCGGAACACCCTTAGCGAGTCCCGCTAA